The following proteins are encoded in a genomic region of Natronorubrum halophilum:
- a CDS encoding class I SAM-dependent methyltransferase, with protein sequence MEVPCVRVAREEGEAARRELADADLIDDDYEIAVADGSLYVPVTDPDRVPDGFEVVSRAVGERETQTTPSDLLEFDPSYERLGEAALIDEDDDERARRLADAVLESDLPVNTVLNKASKVKGETRVRDWDLLAGDDTEVIHREYGCEFALDLAAVYFSPRLATERHRVAEQVTDGELAFDMFAGVGPFVIPFAKRGAECVGVDVNEDAISSLRENARRNDVEDRVTAICRDVREVAGEYEGWADRLVMNLPHSANEFLAAAVTLASDDCVIHYYDIQHEDDPFGPGEQAIRAAAEPEYDVSVETRHTVRSYAPHEVNVCLDVRLER encoded by the coding sequence ATGGAAGTGCCGTGCGTCCGCGTCGCGCGCGAGGAGGGCGAGGCTGCGCGCCGCGAACTGGCGGACGCGGACCTGATCGACGACGACTACGAGATCGCCGTCGCCGACGGCAGTCTCTACGTGCCAGTTACCGACCCCGACAGGGTCCCCGACGGGTTCGAGGTCGTCAGCCGAGCCGTCGGCGAACGCGAGACCCAGACGACGCCGTCCGACCTGCTGGAATTCGATCCCTCTTACGAACGGCTCGGCGAAGCGGCCCTGATCGACGAGGACGACGACGAGCGCGCGCGACGGCTCGCCGACGCCGTTCTCGAGTCGGATCTCCCCGTCAACACGGTGTTGAACAAGGCCTCGAAGGTGAAAGGCGAGACTCGAGTGCGCGACTGGGACCTGCTTGCGGGCGACGACACGGAGGTCATCCACCGCGAGTACGGCTGCGAATTCGCGCTGGATCTCGCCGCCGTCTACTTTTCGCCGCGGCTCGCGACCGAGCGCCATCGCGTCGCCGAGCAGGTGACCGACGGCGAGCTCGCGTTCGACATGTTCGCCGGCGTCGGCCCGTTCGTCATCCCCTTCGCGAAGCGCGGCGCGGAGTGCGTCGGCGTCGACGTCAACGAGGACGCGATTTCCTCTCTGCGCGAGAACGCGCGCCGGAACGACGTCGAAGACCGGGTCACGGCTATTTGCCGGGACGTCCGCGAGGTTGCGGGTGAGTACGAGGGGTGGGCCGACCGACTCGTCATGAACCTGCCCCACAGCGCGAACGAGTTCCTCGCGGCCGCCGTCACCCTCGCGAGCGACGACTGCGTAATTCACTACTACGACATCCAACACGAGGACGACCCGTTCGGGCCCGGCGAGCAGGCGATCCGTGCGGCCGCCGAACCCGAGTACGACGTCAGCGTCGAGACCAGGCACACGGTTCGATCCTACGCGCCACACGAGGTGAACGTCTGTCTGGACGTTCGACTCGAGCGATAA
- a CDS encoding Rieske (2Fe-2S) protein, whose amino-acid sequence MQQLTTVETVHEERSWLFTVRDKYGEQDEVILVPCDDSVEAWINRCTHEAQRFDTGRGVPMRDGQIICPRHGSLFDSCSGYCDNGDAADTTLPAVDITISNDGMVYLTDDATFVHEGGIDEDGGPDSTSHLQL is encoded by the coding sequence ATGCAGCAACTCACGACCGTGGAGACGGTTCACGAGGAGCGCTCGTGGTTGTTCACCGTCCGAGACAAGTACGGCGAGCAGGACGAGGTGATTCTCGTCCCCTGTGACGATAGCGTCGAGGCGTGGATCAACCGCTGCACGCACGAGGCCCAGCGCTTCGATACGGGCCGCGGAGTGCCGATGCGCGACGGCCAGATCATCTGTCCGCGCCACGGGTCGCTGTTCGACTCGTGTTCCGGCTACTGTGACAACGGCGACGCTGCCGACACCACGCTCCCGGCGGTCGATATCACGATCAGCAACGACGGCATGGTCTATCTCACCGACGACGCAACGTTCGTCCACGAGGGCGGAATCGACGAGGACGGCGGCCCCGACTCGACGTCGCACCTCCAGCTGTAA
- a CDS encoding polysaccharide deacetylase family protein, whose protein sequence is MDNETDTSDRLSRRWMLATVGATSTALAGCTDLLSGDEETDSQDDEDPDETPSDASKRWPAIDEGELLSDFENLDEWFPQNGELSAAPDEARIGSQAAVIESDGRQAGMDIRFSDGIDLSEWDTSLAVKPESANKIVVEFLAPDRDARLNTVRTVPDEYDGWFRLDCGYEHKPEGEPDLSNVTRINIIAVGPSDGATKMVVDDLRRTEAADNGKAILAFYGGHDSHYDIAAEMLAERDWAAAVPVSPDRIGDSGRMGATELEELRDRGWDVCSYPRVSAPLPEMPEDRQRQVLEHNRDQLVNLGFEDGSRHLFVPDDRMDATTNEIVRDVHESAFLFGSCTSGVPPTGMDTIPLIWGPALHNGVRRHINLADQYQVLTVLRIPRIVDDDDVGPDENRMSLDDFEHLLNHIEHRGLDVITPSDLVDGTFESDDGEDENENASDGRPEGTILEAGQSHEFEGSGADETPTFDLDDGVLTGSFSHDGDGEFVVDVIADGDGSDDVLVNTAGTTAGESIMAVEEGTHRLEVDADGEWSIDLFQPEVHANDLDELPVEATGRGSAFVGPIWTDSDARLEVTHDGDGAFVVDGYSADGSRESIINKTGTFDNSRSYHSSGTIWINIEADGDWTLEVTES, encoded by the coding sequence ATGGATAACGAAACCGACACGAGCGACCGACTGTCTCGACGATGGATGCTCGCCACGGTCGGCGCAACCTCCACCGCCCTCGCAGGCTGTACGGATCTGCTGTCAGGCGACGAGGAGACGGACTCACAGGACGATGAGGATCCCGATGAAACGCCGTCGGACGCGTCGAAGCGGTGGCCCGCGATCGACGAGGGCGAACTGCTCTCGGACTTCGAAAATCTCGACGAGTGGTTCCCGCAGAACGGCGAATTATCGGCCGCACCCGACGAAGCGCGAATCGGCTCGCAAGCGGCCGTCATCGAGAGCGACGGCCGACAGGCCGGGATGGACATTCGGTTCTCCGATGGAATCGATCTCAGCGAGTGGGACACGTCGCTGGCGGTCAAGCCGGAATCCGCGAACAAAATCGTCGTCGAATTCCTCGCCCCGGACCGGGACGCGCGGCTCAACACCGTCCGAACGGTGCCGGACGAGTACGACGGCTGGTTCCGACTCGACTGCGGGTACGAACACAAGCCGGAAGGCGAACCGGACCTGTCGAACGTCACCCGCATCAACATCATCGCAGTGGGTCCGTCGGACGGAGCGACGAAGATGGTCGTCGACGACCTTCGTCGAACCGAAGCAGCCGACAACGGGAAGGCGATCCTGGCGTTCTACGGCGGTCACGACTCCCACTACGATATCGCCGCGGAGATGCTCGCAGAGCGCGACTGGGCCGCGGCGGTTCCGGTCAGCCCCGACCGAATCGGCGATAGCGGTCGGATGGGTGCCACGGAGCTCGAGGAGCTTCGGGACCGCGGGTGGGACGTCTGCTCGTACCCGCGGGTATCCGCGCCGCTCCCCGAAATGCCCGAGGACCGCCAGCGTCAGGTCCTCGAGCACAACCGCGACCAGCTCGTGAACCTCGGCTTCGAAGACGGCTCGCGGCACCTGTTCGTCCCGGACGATCGGATGGACGCGACGACGAACGAGATCGTCAGGGACGTCCACGAATCGGCGTTCCTGTTCGGCTCCTGTACGTCCGGCGTCCCGCCGACCGGGATGGACACGATTCCGCTGATCTGGGGTCCCGCGCTCCACAACGGCGTTCGCCGTCACATCAACCTCGCCGACCAGTATCAGGTGCTCACCGTCCTTCGAATTCCGCGAATCGTCGACGACGACGACGTCGGCCCCGACGAGAACCGGATGTCGCTCGACGACTTCGAACACCTGCTCAACCACATCGAACACCGCGGTCTCGACGTGATCACGCCGTCCGACCTCGTCGACGGAACGTTCGAGAGCGACGACGGCGAAGACGAGAACGAAAACGCCAGCGACGGGCGGCCGGAGGGCACAATCCTCGAGGCGGGCCAGTCTCACGAGTTCGAGGGATCGGGAGCGGACGAAACGCCGACCTTCGACCTCGACGACGGCGTCCTCACCGGAAGCTTCTCGCACGACGGCGACGGCGAGTTCGTCGTCGACGTGATCGCAGACGGTGACGGCAGCGATGACGTGCTGGTGAACACCGCCGGAACGACCGCCGGCGAATCGATCATGGCGGTCGAGGAGGGAACGCACCGGCTCGAGGTCGACGCGGACGGCGAGTGGTCGATCGACCTCTTCCAGCCGGAGGTCCACGCCAACGACCTCGACGAGCTCCCGGTGGAAGCCACGGGCAGGGGATCGGCGTTCGTCGGCCCGATCTGGACCGACAGCGACGCCAGACTCGAGGTGACACACGACGGCGACGGCGCGTTCGTCGTCGACGGCTACAGTGCGGACGGGAGCAGGGAGTCGATCATCAACAAGACCGGCACGTTCGACAACTCGAGATCGTACCACTCGAGCGGAACCATCTGGATCAACATCGAAGCCGACGGGGACTGGACGCTCGAGGTTACCGAATCCTAA
- a CDS encoding PTS sugar transporter subunit IIA, whose protein sequence is MTEPKIETVLTSDLITLEEPPAEKEATIEFLLDRAVEAGRVTDRETALEALLAREAETTTGVGMGIGIPHAKTDAVSEPTVVFARSSTGVDFDAMDGEPATLLFMLLVPAEGGEEHLELLSSLSRALMHDDVRDRLHEAESKAAIEETITEAVA, encoded by the coding sequence ATGACCGAACCCAAAATCGAGACCGTACTGACTTCCGACCTGATCACCCTCGAGGAACCACCCGCCGAAAAGGAGGCCACGATCGAATTTCTCCTCGATCGGGCCGTCGAGGCCGGCCGCGTTACCGACCGCGAGACCGCACTCGAGGCCTTGCTCGCCCGTGAGGCAGAGACGACGACCGGCGTCGGCATGGGGATCGGCATCCCCCACGCGAAGACCGACGCGGTTTCCGAGCCGACCGTCGTCTTCGCGCGCTCGTCGACCGGCGTCGACTTCGACGCGATGGACGGCGAGCCGGCGACGCTGCTGTTCATGCTGCTCGTCCCCGCCGAAGGTGGCGAGGAGCACCTCGAACTCCTGAGTTCGCTCTCGCGGGCGCTGATGCACGACGATGTCCGCGACCGTCTGCACGAGGCGGAGTCGAAAGCCGCCATCGAGGAGACGATCACGGAGGCGGTCGCGTGA
- a CDS encoding PTS fructose transporter subunit IIC — protein MKDDVEQRSRAYLLSVKEDLMTGVSFMIPFVTIGGIFLALAFMLASLPETFFGVPTPGAGTSTTTVFDDTGTLPWYLAQIGDLGLTIMIPVLGGYIAYAVADKPGLAPGFILSWAIQQEPLIEAAGQVIGFDANGAVAGFLGAIVAGLLAGYVARWMKGWAVPSMIDPMMPILVIPVFTTLLLSPLVVLGLGVPIAIIDDALTTALEGMQGTNAILLGAILGGMMAVDMGGPINKVAYVFGTVLVADQIFGPMAAVMIAGMVPPLGLALSNFIAPQKYSEEMYENAKAAVPLGLSFITEGAIPYAAADPLRVIPSAVLGSATAGAAALWLGVTMPAPHGGIFVIVLSNSMLQFLGCLALGTLVTATATTLIKPDYHERVAGAEPAQPATEAGQTND, from the coding sequence ATGAAAGACGATGTAGAACAGCGATCGCGCGCCTACCTCCTCTCCGTCAAGGAGGACCTGATGACGGGCGTGTCGTTCATGATCCCGTTCGTGACGATCGGCGGGATCTTCCTCGCGCTCGCGTTCATGCTCGCGTCGCTCCCGGAGACGTTCTTCGGGGTTCCGACGCCCGGCGCGGGGACGAGTACCACGACCGTCTTCGACGATACGGGGACGCTCCCGTGGTATCTCGCCCAGATCGGCGATCTCGGGCTGACGATCATGATCCCCGTCCTGGGCGGATACATCGCGTACGCGGTCGCAGACAAACCCGGGCTCGCGCCGGGCTTCATCCTCTCGTGGGCGATCCAGCAAGAACCGCTCATCGAAGCCGCCGGACAGGTCATCGGATTCGACGCCAACGGCGCGGTCGCCGGCTTCCTCGGTGCGATCGTCGCCGGACTGCTCGCGGGGTACGTCGCCCGCTGGATGAAGGGCTGGGCGGTGCCGTCGATGATCGATCCGATGATGCCGATCCTCGTGATCCCGGTGTTCACGACGTTGCTCCTCTCGCCGCTCGTCGTCCTCGGACTCGGCGTTCCGATCGCCATCATCGACGACGCGCTGACGACCGCGCTCGAGGGGATGCAAGGGACGAACGCCATCCTGCTCGGGGCGATCCTCGGCGGGATGATGGCGGTGGACATGGGCGGCCCGATCAACAAGGTCGCGTACGTCTTCGGTACCGTCCTCGTCGCGGATCAGATCTTCGGGCCGATGGCCGCCGTGATGATCGCCGGTATGGTGCCGCCGCTCGGGCTCGCGCTCTCGAACTTCATCGCCCCGCAGAAGTACTCCGAGGAGATGTACGAGAACGCGAAGGCGGCCGTCCCGCTCGGCCTCTCGTTTATCACCGAGGGGGCGATTCCGTACGCCGCCGCCGACCCGCTTCGGGTCATTCCGTCGGCCGTCCTCGGCAGCGCGACGGCCGGCGCGGCCGCGCTCTGGTTGGGCGTGACGATGCCGGCTCCCCACGGCGGCATCTTCGTCATCGTCCTCTCGAACAGCATGCTGCAGTTCCTGGGTTGTCTGGCCCTCGGCACGCTGGTGACGGCGACGGCCACCACGCTGATCAAACCGGACTACCACGAGCGCGTCGCCGGCGCAGAGCCCGCACAGCCGGCGACTGAGGCGGGGCAGACGAACGACTGA
- a CDS encoding ester cyclase: MNTEDNKALARRMQEDVWNEGNVDAVDDLLTEGFVQHSPWEPSELRGRAEFKEQIEAFRAAFPDLHGTIDDVIAEGDTVANRFTMHATHRGEFMGVEPTGTEVELVGTIFARVEDGRIAERWVVDHALGFLEQLGAVSER, from the coding sequence ATGAACACCGAGGACAACAAAGCGCTCGCCCGCCGCATGCAGGAGGACGTCTGGAACGAGGGAAACGTGGACGCGGTCGATGACCTCCTCACGGAGGGCTTCGTCCAGCACTCGCCGTGGGAACCGTCGGAGTTGCGCGGCCGAGCGGAATTCAAAGAGCAGATCGAGGCGTTCCGCGCCGCGTTTCCCGATCTGCACGGAACGATCGACGACGTCATCGCCGAAGGCGACACCGTCGCGAATCGGTTCACCATGCACGCGACCCATCGGGGCGAGTTCATGGGCGTCGAGCCGACGGGTACCGAGGTCGAACTGGTCGGAACCATTTTCGCCCGCGTCGAGGACGGGCGAATCGCCGAGCGCTGGGTGGTCGACCACGCGCTGGGGTTCCTAGAGCAGCTCGGAGCGGTATCCGAGCGGTAA
- the ptsP gene encoding phosphoenolpyruvate--protein phosphotransferase — protein MAANELDSRSYEGTGVTPLSGVGTAVWYDPTADLELGEPPAADAVDSDAERDRFRTARERAQVELERERERTAERVGEEEAAVFDAHRQFLDDPQITDGVESAVEGGLPAEHAVESAFEDPIAQFEGMDGRMAERADDLRDVRDRLLRLLTDAERVDLSSLSAGSILLAERLTPSDTAQLDSERVAGFVTVEGGRTSHAAIFARSLGIPAVVGIGDALESIDDGESVLVDGEAGSVIADPTAERRERAADGRDVDVREERVSTADGVPIEVAANVGTVAELEGAIDQGADGIGLFRTEFLFLDREAPPDEVEQFEVYREALAAFPEGRVVVRTLDVGGDKPIPYLDAPEADNPFLGQRGIRRSLGPDADLFETQLRALLRAAAAEPGTLSVMFPMVATVPELEAALDTVEDVAAALESAGADYAVPELGVMIETPSAAFIAEALAERVDFMSIGTNDLTQYVMAADRENERVADLHDPCEPAVLRAIERAVEAGNATDAWVGMCGEMAGDSDLTKLLVGLGLDELSMSAVTIPDVKAEITDLDGATAESLANRATDATTRTTVSDRVHTTTDQ, from the coding sequence ATGGCCGCCAACGAACTCGATTCGCGATCGTACGAGGGGACCGGCGTCACGCCGTTATCCGGCGTCGGCACCGCCGTCTGGTACGATCCGACCGCCGATCTCGAACTCGGCGAGCCGCCGGCGGCCGATGCCGTCGATTCGGACGCCGAACGCGACCGATTCCGGACCGCCCGCGAACGGGCGCAGGTCGAACTCGAGCGCGAGCGCGAACGAACCGCCGAACGCGTCGGCGAGGAGGAGGCGGCGGTGTTCGACGCGCACCGGCAGTTCCTCGACGATCCGCAGATCACCGACGGCGTCGAATCGGCCGTCGAGGGCGGTTTGCCCGCAGAACACGCGGTCGAGAGCGCCTTCGAGGACCCCATCGCGCAGTTCGAGGGGATGGACGGCCGGATGGCCGAGCGCGCCGACGACCTCCGGGACGTCCGGGACCGACTGCTCCGGCTGCTCACCGACGCCGAACGCGTCGATCTCTCCTCGCTGTCCGCGGGATCGATCCTGCTCGCCGAACGGCTGACGCCGAGCGACACCGCGCAGCTGGATTCCGAGCGCGTCGCCGGCTTCGTGACGGTCGAGGGCGGACGGACGTCCCACGCGGCGATTTTCGCCCGCTCTCTGGGGATTCCCGCCGTCGTCGGCATCGGCGACGCCCTCGAGTCGATCGACGACGGCGAATCCGTGCTGGTCGACGGCGAAGCGGGATCGGTGATCGCCGATCCGACCGCCGAACGACGCGAGCGTGCGGCCGACGGACGCGACGTCGACGTGCGTGAGGAAAGAGTCTCGACGGCCGACGGCGTCCCGATCGAGGTCGCAGCCAACGTCGGCACCGTCGCGGAACTCGAGGGTGCGATCGACCAGGGTGCCGACGGGATCGGTCTCTTTCGGACCGAGTTCCTCTTTCTCGACCGGGAGGCGCCCCCGGACGAGGTCGAGCAGTTCGAGGTCTATCGCGAAGCGCTCGCGGCGTTCCCCGAGGGCCGAGTCGTCGTCCGAACGCTGGATGTCGGCGGGGACAAACCGATTCCGTACCTCGATGCGCCCGAGGCGGACAATCCGTTCCTCGGCCAGCGGGGGATCCGACGCTCGCTCGGTCCCGACGCCGACCTCTTCGAGACGCAACTCCGGGCGCTGCTGCGGGCGGCCGCCGCCGAACCGGGGACGCTCTCGGTGATGTTCCCGATGGTCGCGACCGTGCCGGAACTCGAAGCCGCCCTCGATACGGTCGAGGACGTCGCAGCGGCGCTCGAGTCGGCGGGCGCCGACTACGCGGTTCCCGAACTGGGCGTGATGATCGAGACGCCGAGCGCCGCGTTTATCGCGGAGGCGTTGGCCGAGCGCGTCGACTTCATGAGCATCGGGACGAACGACCTCACTCAGTACGTGATGGCCGCCGATCGCGAGAACGAACGAGTGGCCGACCTCCACGACCCCTGCGAGCCGGCCGTGCTCCGGGCGATCGAACGCGCCGTCGAGGCAGGGAACGCGACCGACGCCTGGGTCGGGATGTGCGGCGAGATGGCCGGGGACTCCGACCTGACGAAGCTACTCGTCGGGCTGGGGCTCGACGAACTCAGTATGAGCGCCGTGACGATCCCCGACGTGAAAGCCGAGATCACCGACCTCGACGGCGCAACGGCCGAATCGCTCGCGAACCGAGCGACCGACGCGACCACGAGAACTACCGTCTCCGACCGCGTACACACGACTACAGACCAATGA
- a CDS encoding RidA family protein, which yields MDRQRVSSDTEWESTVGYSRAVRVGSQVHVAGTTATDEDGEVVAPDDPYAQTKRALEIIADALEEAGASLEDVVRTRMYVTDIDDWEAIGKAHGAVFDEVRPAASMLEVQRLIDPDHLVEIEAMAVVPDDT from the coding sequence ATGGACAGACAGCGCGTCTCGAGCGACACCGAGTGGGAATCGACGGTGGGCTACTCGCGGGCCGTCCGCGTCGGCTCGCAGGTCCACGTCGCGGGAACGACTGCGACCGACGAAGACGGCGAGGTCGTCGCCCCTGACGACCCGTACGCACAGACGAAGCGCGCCCTCGAGATCATCGCGGACGCACTCGAGGAGGCAGGGGCATCGCTCGAGGACGTCGTCCGGACCCGAATGTACGTCACCGATATCGACGACTGGGAGGCAATCGGGAAGGCCCACGGAGCGGTCTTCGACGAGGTTCGACCCGCGGCCAGCATGCTCGAAGTCCAGCGGTTGATCGATCCCGATCACCTCGTCGAGATCGAAGCGATGGCGGTCGTTCCCGATGATACCTGA
- a CDS encoding HPr family phosphocarrier protein, with the protein MERTVTVVPEDGLHARPAAKFVEAAGEFDATIAVAPADGNDDPVNAASMLAVTSLGVASGDDLRIVAEGADAEAALEELEAILSTPETESEPET; encoded by the coding sequence ATGGAGCGAACCGTCACCGTGGTTCCCGAAGACGGACTCCACGCGCGCCCCGCCGCGAAGTTCGTCGAAGCCGCCGGCGAGTTCGATGCCACCATTGCGGTGGCCCCGGCGGACGGGAACGACGACCCGGTCAACGCGGCGAGCATGCTCGCCGTCACCAGCCTCGGCGTCGCGAGCGGCGACGACCTTCGGATCGTCGCCGAGGGTGCGGACGCCGAGGCGGCGCTCGAGGAACTCGAGGCGATTCTCTCGACGCCCGAAACCGAATCGGAACCGGAGACCTGA
- a CDS encoding alpha/beta fold hydrolase yields MTRDDTLAGIQSRTVDTDRLETHFLESGGENETTDTDGSVVFLHGNVSSSRFFEDVMVDLPAGYRAVAPDLRGYGDSETKPVDATNGLGDFEADLRALRSELDLPDPVTLVGWSNGGGVAMRYTIDNPEAVDSLVLVNPLSPYGFGGTKDEAGTPCFDDYAGSGGGLGNDEFVAGLAERDRSEGGEASPRKILRTFYVDPTHEFDEGREESYLTGLLDTATGDENYPGDATPSENWPGAAPGESGVNNAISPKYCSLEAITDIDPEAKPPVTWVRGDSDQIVSNESLFDVGTLGRMGEVPGWPGEDVFPPQPMVDQTRAVLETYADSDGEFEEVVFRNTGHAPHVEVPGDFLDRLESVLQG; encoded by the coding sequence ATGACTCGAGACGACACCCTCGCCGGAATCCAGTCGCGCACCGTCGACACCGACCGCCTCGAGACGCACTTCCTCGAATCGGGCGGCGAAAACGAGACCACCGATACCGATGGCTCCGTCGTGTTCCTCCACGGCAACGTCTCCTCCTCCCGGTTTTTCGAGGACGTGATGGTCGACCTACCGGCCGGCTATCGCGCCGTCGCGCCCGATCTGCGCGGGTACGGCGATTCCGAGACGAAACCCGTCGATGCGACGAACGGACTGGGCGATTTCGAAGCCGATCTCCGCGCGCTGCGCTCCGAACTCGACCTCCCCGATCCCGTCACGCTCGTCGGCTGGTCGAACGGCGGCGGCGTCGCGATGCGCTATACGATCGACAACCCCGAAGCGGTCGACTCGCTCGTCCTCGTCAATCCGCTCTCGCCGTACGGGTTCGGCGGAACGAAAGACGAGGCGGGAACGCCCTGTTTCGACGATTACGCCGGCTCTGGCGGCGGGCTCGGTAACGACGAATTCGTCGCGGGGCTCGCGGAGCGCGACCGCAGCGAGGGCGGCGAGGCCTCGCCGCGGAAGATCCTGCGAACGTTCTACGTCGATCCCACTCACGAGTTCGACGAGGGGCGCGAAGAGTCGTACCTGACGGGGCTGCTCGACACCGCGACCGGCGACGAGAACTATCCCGGCGACGCGACGCCGAGCGAGAACTGGCCCGGCGCTGCACCAGGCGAGAGCGGCGTGAACAACGCCATCTCGCCGAAATACTGCTCGCTCGAGGCGATCACCGATATCGATCCCGAGGCGAAACCGCCGGTCACGTGGGTCCGCGGCGATTCGGATCAGATCGTCTCCAACGAATCGCTGTTCGACGTCGGCACGCTCGGCCGGATGGGCGAGGTTCCGGGCTGGCCCGGCGAGGACGTCTTCCCGCCCCAGCCGATGGTCGACCAGACCCGCGCGGTCCTCGAGACGTACGCGGATTCGGACGGCGAGTTCGAGGAGGTCGTCTTCCGGAATACGGGACACGCGCCACACGTCGAAGTCCCCGGGGACTTCCTGGATCGGCTCGAATCGGTCCTTCAGGGGTGA
- the dph5 gene encoding diphthine synthase, giving the protein MLTFIGLGLYDERSITVEGQEALRNADRAYAEFYTSTLLGTTLEELESHHDLSIEVRDRAGVEQHPDDILEAAERETVAFLTAGDTMISTTHVDLRLRAHDRGIETRVIHGVTAQTATSALTGLQNYRFGTATTLPFPYAHGADGLPESVTRTIDENREDGVHTVVYLDIKVDNEAATNRLDRDETVEAYMTADVAAGLLAEEYPDLVGVVVARAGSPEPLVEAATMTALAERDFGDPLHLLVIPGDCHLLEADALVELAGADRSTLDVV; this is encoded by the coding sequence ATGCTCACCTTCATCGGACTCGGGCTCTACGACGAGCGGTCGATCACCGTCGAGGGTCAGGAGGCGCTGCGAAACGCCGACCGCGCCTACGCCGAGTTCTACACTAGCACGCTACTCGGAACGACGCTCGAGGAACTCGAGTCCCACCACGACCTCTCGATCGAGGTCAGGGATCGCGCGGGCGTCGAACAGCACCCCGACGACATCCTCGAGGCCGCCGAGCGCGAGACCGTCGCCTTCCTGACGGCGGGCGATACGATGATCTCGACGACGCACGTCGACCTTCGATTGCGGGCTCACGACCGCGGCATCGAGACGCGAGTGATCCACGGCGTCACCGCCCAGACGGCGACCAGCGCGCTGACCGGGCTCCAGAACTACCGCTTCGGGACGGCGACGACGCTGCCGTTTCCGTACGCTCACGGTGCCGACGGGCTCCCGGAGAGCGTGACGAGGACCATCGACGAGAATCGGGAGGACGGCGTTCACACGGTCGTCTATCTCGATATCAAAGTGGACAACGAAGCGGCGACGAACCGCCTCGACCGCGACGAAACGGTCGAAGCGTACATGACCGCCGATGTGGCTGCGGGGTTGCTCGCCGAGGAGTACCCCGATCTCGTCGGCGTCGTCGTCGCCCGCGCGGGCAGCCCGGAACCCCTCGTCGAGGCCGCCACGATGACCGCCCTCGCGGAGCGGGACTTCGGCGACCCGCTCCACCTGCTCGTGATTCCCGGCGACTGTCACCTGCTCGAGGCCGACGCGCTGGTCGAACTCGCCGGAGCGGACCGGTCGACGCTCGACGTCGTCTAG
- a CDS encoding PTS fructose transporter subunit IIB codes for MKFAAVTSCPTGIAHSQMAAENLAQTATDLGHEIDVEVQGAMGQENELSSEAVADADAIIIAADTSVSRDRFVDKPVVKAPVKDAVNDAEGLIDRAIEATDGEMSAETAAATREPSETAGAPDSDATDDGDSTAASKRGGDPSKGLFARLKRLLS; via the coding sequence ATGAAATTCGCCGCAGTAACGTCCTGTCCGACGGGTATCGCACACAGCCAGATGGCGGCCGAGAACTTAGCACAGACCGCGACCGATCTCGGTCACGAGATCGACGTCGAGGTGCAGGGTGCCATGGGCCAGGAGAACGAACTCTCGAGCGAGGCGGTCGCCGACGCCGACGCGATCATCATCGCCGCAGATACCTCTGTGAGCCGCGACCGCTTCGTCGACAAACCGGTCGTCAAAGCCCCGGTGAAAGACGCCGTCAACGACGCCGAGGGGCTCATCGACAGAGCGATCGAGGCGACGGACGGCGAGATGTCAGCCGAGACAGCAGCGGCGACACGAGAGCCGTCCGAGACAGCGGGTGCGCCGGATTCCGATGCTACCGACGACGGCGATTCGACCGCCGCTTCGAAACGCGGCGGTGATCCTTCGAAAGGTCTGTTTGCGCGACTCAAGCGGCTTCTGTCCTGA